A portion of the Musa acuminata AAA Group cultivar baxijiao chromosome BXJ1-1, Cavendish_Baxijiao_AAA, whole genome shotgun sequence genome contains these proteins:
- the LOC103972804 gene encoding uncharacterized protein LOC103972804 isoform X1: MASDNVDLPEDLLYTKSSEEAWAGNDSLAGKGSDEKNPLIGFLDAVKDQVTSENSIPLSPQWLYAKASDSKDTRPPNSASSGTLPDIIQKDMWRLDGSQDKKEWIRNASDVDFSRRWREEERETSLLGRKERKKEGDRETEYRKSDRRPDNILLRESADSRSSPSSDKFYEVPNRGTGNENRRDSKWSSRWGPEDKENEMRTEKKVDAEKEDSHVEKQFFIASFRPLSGSDSRDKWRPRHRQDVYSGGSSVIRAAPGFGLERVSTEDSNVGFARGRGRSDSVTGLQFGRSSAAGPIGATPVNKAEFRYPRGKLLDIYRKQKITVIDATPVRFVEVPPITESSFVTPLAFVIPDAEEEVLLKDIWKGKVMSSEASSSWERMARDNKIGIGDGDKTLIEKKHARRGPFTNSEELNSDHEERKAVNTMINLVGFNGLTKKIADHEVFHDKPVSVSNITNSQINDGQIEVVNVDDESSHVDILKDIKLEGQDLTVSDFNAKLPDESYPLFDSSFVEAIPRINKLKNSKAEMNLSEQGTPEELSLFYMDPQGDIQGPFLGADIISWFEQGFFGTDLPVCLSDAPDGTPFQPLGEVMPHLKLEFHSGPDICSGEKSEPLDATRSDLESCIPSSHGTGGSSTTNNQRRALSWDSLDHHGKHDVPENEAFTDPNKNSLSFPSSGTPPGATGGHIFHDLTGRDAEVVLYKGRSMSDMGKQSGKFANDHIALSRSPNNHHYMVPEAGNTSFASEHIPRENNLDPFGLLWSELEGTQQKLPLSSNIAGSSENLIGNCDSSRNSFPFGLNQTQFNLISDFPIGNNSLSKNYRRSNSLNIIPDMFDANNMSQIEAESGHFGLEQRLLFQQLQMKELQQQCLLAHQNAEFSGTLLDQVHGPMHQHHHVHQQPVEDLERMLKFQFEQLRHLDMLQQQHQLRQQQTQLHEHQIQLLQHRLHHEPQPQQSQQQMYLERLLHRQLLEAGFGTSNIDPHGINMFDQVRFRQQLLKESQQSHNLSLHHDSAIDQHIQANLGLNIQRQSHNGLLDILSHSSQRQVPPIEQQFLLGLQLDQLQAQLSPASTKLSAMEEERHIGGVWSVGESGQFIRTALGPHQDFSARSSQSEFMQAAKGPLFEQRSHVQPNILFHERMQRGPYEQGSHPIDRLQMHAGTPGPNLELINALARVQGLDAHEHLNHLHTSGEVGQLPSSVHSHQNQIANDLTGASMDVSERHWFEPNRQLSADLMESHLKHLPIEAEKKRGISISHSVKDPNVWASFVGNDGSSGHELRDLLHQEMLLQSQQPLGVYSTPSSNEHGDSSWLYSQHGPEHSFNLDMDRVGLSGSMSEGSLFSEVRQPRNKQLINKNLEGSANDIESSRRPSLRSGSATLIEQKHFLSDTDYIEREKFVTSLGDASLQSFDFYNLKEVENRKMQGLKGSSRTQSALNMQDSGVMQAIGGGHEEVNVDKLFRHDLSSKAARGLSFYNYETGTDNAHIEGLGNNMISGDILKGDDNSFLADTCDPHSTSSIAGSDLASKQSAKAKNPTNGSSEGGCLNFGGNSTSHVSETLMSNKKDLRFRRTSSSSDADVAEPSFSDMLKSTKKTMPDPESLEVVSSGKSAKKKGKKGRQIDPSLLGFKVHSNRILMGEIQRPDD, from the exons ATCAAGTGACTTCTGAAAATAGTATTCCACTCTCGCCCCAATGGCTCTATGCCAAGGCTAGTGACAGCAAG GATACCCGCCCACCAAATTCAGCATCTTCTGGAACCTTGCCTGATATTATTCAGAAAGATATGTGGCGTCTGGATGGATCCCAGGATAAGAAAGAATGGATAAGAAATGCAAGTGATGTAGATTTTAGCCGCCGTTGGCgtgaagaggagagagaaactAGCTTGCTTGGTAGGAAAGAACGTAAAAAGGAAGGAGATCGAGAAACCGAGTACCGAAAAAGTGACCGCCGTCCTGACAATATCCTGTTGAGAGAATCTGCTGATTCTAGGAGTTCACCTTCATCTGACAAGTTTTATGAAGTTCCTAATCGTGGTACAGGGAATGAAAATCGCCGTGACAGCAAGTGGTCATCTAGGTGGGGTCCCGAGGACAAAGAGAATGAAATGCGGACAGAAAAGAAAGTGGATGCAGAAAAAGAAGATTCTCACGTTGAGAAACAGTTTTTTATTGCCAGCTTCCGCCCCTTATCTGGATCTGATTCTCGTGATAAGTGGAGGCCACGCCATCGTCAGGATGTTTATTCCGGTGGGTCATCAGTGATTCGTGCTGCTCCTGGATTTGGGTTGGAAAGAGTTTCCACGGAGGATTCAAATGTGGGTTTTGCTCGTGGTAGGGGTAGATCAGACTCTGTTACAGGATTGCAATTTGGCAGGTCATCTGCTGCTGGCCCTATTGGTGCAACTCCAGTAAATAAAGCGGAGTTCCGGTATCCCAGGGGTAAACTACTAGATATTTATAGGAAGCAGAAGATCACAGTCATTGATGCTACTCCTGTGAGATTTGTAGAAGTTCCTCCGATAACAGAATCTAGTTTTGTGACTCCTTTGGCCTTTGTCATACCTGATGCTGAGGAAGAG GTTCTTCTGAAAGATATTTGGAAGGGGAAAGTCATGAGCAGTGAAGCAAGTTCAAGTTGGGAAAGGATGGCAAGGGATAATAAAATTGGGATAG GTGATGGAGACAAAACCCTGATTGAGAAGAAACATGCTAGAAGGGGACCTTTTACAAATTCTGAAG AGTTGAATTCTGACCATGAAGAACGAAAGGCTGTCAACACTATGATTAATTTGGTGGGTTTTAATGGTTTGACTAAAAAAATTGCAGATCATGAGGTTTTTCATGATAAACCAGTTTCAGTCAGCAATATTACTAATTCCCAGATAAATGATGGTCAGATTGAAGTAGTAAATGTTGATGATGAATCAAGTCATGTGGATATTCTAAAAGATATCAAGTTAGAAGGACAGGATTTAACTGTCTCTGATTTTAATGCTAAGCTACCCGATGAGTCATACCCTTTATTTGATTCATCTTTTGTTGAAGCGATTCCAAGAATCAACAAACTTAAAAACAGCAAAGCTGAGATGAATCTTTCAGAACAGGGCACTCCTGAGGAGTTGAGTTTATTTTACATGGATCCCCAAGGAGACATACAGGGCCCATTTCTCGGTGCTGATATCATCTCATGGTTTGAACAAGGTTTCTTTGGTACAGATTTACCTGTGTGCTTATCAGATGCTCCTGATGGCACACCTTTTCAGCCACTTGGTGAAGTAATGCCTCACTTGAAACTGGAGTTCCATTCTGGCCCTGATATCTGTTCTGGCGAAAAGTCCGAACCTTTGGATGCTACAAGGAGTGACCTGGAGTCTTGTATCCCTTCTTCCCATGGTACTGGTGGTTCTTCCACCACAAACAATCAAAGAAGGGCGCTATCATGGGATTCTCTGGATCATCATGGAAAACATGATGTTCCTGAAAATGAAGCTTTCACAGATCCCAACAAAAACAGTTTATCTTTCCCTAGCTCAGGGACCCCACCAGGTGCAACTGGTGGACACATCTTTCATGATCTTACTGGGCGAGATGCAGAAG TTGTATTGTACAAAGGTAGGTCCATGAGTGACATGGGGAAACAATCAGGAAAATTTGCTAATGACCACATTGCTCTATCAAGGTCCCCTAATAATCATCACTATATGGTGCCAGAGGCTGGAAATACTAGTTTTGCCAGTGAGCACATTCCAAGAGAGAATAATTTGGATCCTTTTGGATTATTGTGGTCTGAGCTAGAAGGAACTCAACAGAAGCTTCCCCTTTCATCAAATATTGCAGGGTCTTCTGAGAATTTGATTGGCAACTGTGATTCTTCAAGAAATTCCTTTCCATTTGGCCTCAATCAGACGCAGTTCAATTTGATCAGTGACTTCCCTATTGGCAACAATTCATTGTCCAAAAACTATAGAAGGAGCAATAGTTTAAATATAATTCCTGATATGTTTGATGCAAATAACATGTCACAGATTGAAGCTGAGTCAGGCCACTTTGGCTTAGAACAGCGCCTACTCTTCCAACAATTACAGATGAAAGAACTTCAGCAGCAATGTTTACTGGCCCATCAAAATGCTGAGTTCAGTGGTACACTTTTGGACCAGGTGCATGGACCTATGCACCAACATCACCATGTTCATCAACAACCTGTGGAGGATCTAGAGCGTATGTTGAAATTTCAGTTTGAGCAGCTGCGACATCTTGATATGTTGCAGCAGCAACATCAACTGCGTCAGCAACAGACACAACTGCATGAGCATCAGATTCAATTGTTACAACATCGTCTTCATCATGAACCGCAACCACAACAATCCCAGCAGCAGATGTATCTTGAACGTCTGCTGCATCGGCAATTACTTGAAGCTGGTTTTGGAACATCCAACATTGATCCTCATGGGATAAACATGTTTGATCAGGTTCGCTTTAGACAGCAGCTCTTGAAAGAGTCACAACAGTCTCACAACCTTTCACTGCATCATGACTCAGCTATAGATCAACATATCCAAGCAAACTTAGGGCTGAATATTCAACGGCAGAGTCATAATGGTTTATTGGATATTCTATCCCATTCCAGTCAGAGGCAGGTGCCTCCTATAGAACAACAATTTCTTTTAGGGCTTCAGCTGGACCAGCTTCAGGCACAACTGTCCCCTGCTTCTACCAAGCTGTCTGCAATGGAAGAAGAGAGACACATAGGGGGGGTTTGGTCAGTTGGTGAATCTGGTCAGTTTATCAGGACTGCACTTGGTCCACACCAGGATTTTTCTGCCAGATCTAGCCAATCAGAGTTTATGCAGGCAGCCAAGGGACCATTGTTTGAGCAGCGCAGTCATGTTCAACCAAACATTTTGTTTCATGAGAGAATGCAACGAGGGCCTTATGAACAAGGGTCACATCCTATTGACAGGCTACAAATGCATGCAGGTACTCCTGGTCCGAACTTGGAACTCATTAATGCCTTAGCACGAGTACAAGGACTGGATGCACATGAGCATCTTAATCATCTGCATACTTCTGGTGAGGTAGGACAGCTTCCTTCTAGTGTACACTCTCATCAGAATCAGATTGCTAATGATTTAACTGGTGCAAGCATGGATGTGAGTGAGAGGCACTGGTTTGAACCAAATAGGCAGCTCTCAGCTGATTTAATGGAATCCCATTTGAAGCACTTGCCAATAGAAGCAGAAAAGAAGAGGGGCATTAGCATAAGTCACTCTGTTAAGGACCCAAATGTATGGGCATCATTTGTAGGAAATGATGGAAGCTCAGGGCATGAATTGAGAGACTTGCTCCATCAAGAAATGCTTCTCCAATCTCAACAGCCACTAGGAGTATATAGCACTCCATCTTCCAATGAGCATGGGGACTCTTCTTGGCTCTATTCTCAGCATGGTCCAGAGCATTCCTTTAATCTTGACATGGATAGAGTGGGACTTAGTGGTTCTATGTCTGAGGGTTCTCTTTTTTCTGAAGTAAGACAGCCACGAAACAAGCAACTGATCAACAAAAATCTGGAAGGTAGTGCTAATGACATTGAGAGCAGTAGAAGGCCCAGTTTGAGATCTGGTTCTGCAACATTAATTGAACAGAAACATTTTCTTTCAGATACGGATTATATTGAAAGAGAGAAATTTGTGACTTCTTTGGGTGATGCTTCCTTGCAATCATTTGATTTCTACAATTTAAAGGAGGTGGAAAATAGGAAGATGCAGGGTCTAAAGGGCAGTTCCAGGACTCAATCAGCATTGAACATGCAGGACAGTGGGGTTATGCAAGCAATAGGTGGAGGTCATGAGGAGGTTAATGTTGACAAACTTTTTAGGCATGATTTATCTAGCAAGGCTG CCAGAGGTTTGAGCTTCTACAATTATGAAACAGGGACTGATAACGCTCATATTGAAGGGCTGGGTAATAACAT GATTTCTGGTGATATCTTGAAAGGAGATGACAATTCATTCTTAGCAGATACTTGTGATCCTCATTCTACCTCATCTATAGCAGGATCTGACCTGGCCTCAAAGCAATCTGCAAAGGCAAAGAATCCTACTAATGGATCTTCTGAGG GAGGATGTCTCAACTTTGGAGGTAATTCTACATCCCATGTCTCAGAGACATTGATGTCTAACAAGAAAGACTTGAGATTTCGTCGAACCTCTTCGAGCAGCGATGCAGATGTTGCAGAACCTTCATTCAGTGATATGCTGAAGAGTACCAAAAAGACCATGCCTGATCCCGAGTCTCTAGAAGTTGTCTCATCTGGTAAGAGTgccaaaaagaaaggaaagaagggcAGACAGATTGATCCGTCACTTCTTGGTTTCAAAGTCCATAGCAACCGCATATTGATGGGTGAGATCCAGCGGCCAGATGATTGA
- the LOC103972804 gene encoding uncharacterized protein LOC103972804 isoform X2, translating into MWRLDGSQDKKEWIRNASDVDFSRRWREEERETSLLGRKERKKEGDRETEYRKSDRRPDNILLRESADSRSSPSSDKFYEVPNRGTGNENRRDSKWSSRWGPEDKENEMRTEKKVDAEKEDSHVEKQFFIASFRPLSGSDSRDKWRPRHRQDVYSGGSSVIRAAPGFGLERVSTEDSNVGFARGRGRSDSVTGLQFGRSSAAGPIGATPVNKAEFRYPRGKLLDIYRKQKITVIDATPVRFVEVPPITESSFVTPLAFVIPDAEEEVLLKDIWKGKVMSSEASSSWERMARDNKIGIGDGDKTLIEKKHARRGPFTNSEELNSDHEERKAVNTMINLVGFNGLTKKIADHEVFHDKPVSVSNITNSQINDGQIEVVNVDDESSHVDILKDIKLEGQDLTVSDFNAKLPDESYPLFDSSFVEAIPRINKLKNSKAEMNLSEQGTPEELSLFYMDPQGDIQGPFLGADIISWFEQGFFGTDLPVCLSDAPDGTPFQPLGEVMPHLKLEFHSGPDICSGEKSEPLDATRSDLESCIPSSHGTGGSSTTNNQRRALSWDSLDHHGKHDVPENEAFTDPNKNSLSFPSSGTPPGATGGHIFHDLTGRDAEVVLYKGRSMSDMGKQSGKFANDHIALSRSPNNHHYMVPEAGNTSFASEHIPRENNLDPFGLLWSELEGTQQKLPLSSNIAGSSENLIGNCDSSRNSFPFGLNQTQFNLISDFPIGNNSLSKNYRRSNSLNIIPDMFDANNMSQIEAESGHFGLEQRLLFQQLQMKELQQQCLLAHQNAEFSGTLLDQVHGPMHQHHHVHQQPVEDLERMLKFQFEQLRHLDMLQQQHQLRQQQTQLHEHQIQLLQHRLHHEPQPQQSQQQMYLERLLHRQLLEAGFGTSNIDPHGINMFDQVRFRQQLLKESQQSHNLSLHHDSAIDQHIQANLGLNIQRQSHNGLLDILSHSSQRQVPPIEQQFLLGLQLDQLQAQLSPASTKLSAMEEERHIGGVWSVGESGQFIRTALGPHQDFSARSSQSEFMQAAKGPLFEQRSHVQPNILFHERMQRGPYEQGSHPIDRLQMHAGTPGPNLELINALARVQGLDAHEHLNHLHTSGEVGQLPSSVHSHQNQIANDLTGASMDVSERHWFEPNRQLSADLMESHLKHLPIEAEKKRGISISHSVKDPNVWASFVGNDGSSGHELRDLLHQEMLLQSQQPLGVYSTPSSNEHGDSSWLYSQHGPEHSFNLDMDRVGLSGSMSEGSLFSEVRQPRNKQLINKNLEGSANDIESSRRPSLRSGSATLIEQKHFLSDTDYIEREKFVTSLGDASLQSFDFYNLKEVENRKMQGLKGSSRTQSALNMQDSGVMQAIGGGHEEVNVDKLFRHDLSSKAARGLSFYNYETGTDNAHIEGLGNNMISGDILKGDDNSFLADTCDPHSTSSIAGSDLASKQSAKAKNPTNGSSEGGCLNFGGNSTSHVSETLMSNKKDLRFRRTSSSSDADVAEPSFSDMLKSTKKTMPDPESLEVVSSGKSAKKKGKKGRQIDPSLLGFKVHSNRILMGEIQRPDD; encoded by the exons ATGTGGCGTCTGGATGGATCCCAGGATAAGAAAGAATGGATAAGAAATGCAAGTGATGTAGATTTTAGCCGCCGTTGGCgtgaagaggagagagaaactAGCTTGCTTGGTAGGAAAGAACGTAAAAAGGAAGGAGATCGAGAAACCGAGTACCGAAAAAGTGACCGCCGTCCTGACAATATCCTGTTGAGAGAATCTGCTGATTCTAGGAGTTCACCTTCATCTGACAAGTTTTATGAAGTTCCTAATCGTGGTACAGGGAATGAAAATCGCCGTGACAGCAAGTGGTCATCTAGGTGGGGTCCCGAGGACAAAGAGAATGAAATGCGGACAGAAAAGAAAGTGGATGCAGAAAAAGAAGATTCTCACGTTGAGAAACAGTTTTTTATTGCCAGCTTCCGCCCCTTATCTGGATCTGATTCTCGTGATAAGTGGAGGCCACGCCATCGTCAGGATGTTTATTCCGGTGGGTCATCAGTGATTCGTGCTGCTCCTGGATTTGGGTTGGAAAGAGTTTCCACGGAGGATTCAAATGTGGGTTTTGCTCGTGGTAGGGGTAGATCAGACTCTGTTACAGGATTGCAATTTGGCAGGTCATCTGCTGCTGGCCCTATTGGTGCAACTCCAGTAAATAAAGCGGAGTTCCGGTATCCCAGGGGTAAACTACTAGATATTTATAGGAAGCAGAAGATCACAGTCATTGATGCTACTCCTGTGAGATTTGTAGAAGTTCCTCCGATAACAGAATCTAGTTTTGTGACTCCTTTGGCCTTTGTCATACCTGATGCTGAGGAAGAG GTTCTTCTGAAAGATATTTGGAAGGGGAAAGTCATGAGCAGTGAAGCAAGTTCAAGTTGGGAAAGGATGGCAAGGGATAATAAAATTGGGATAG GTGATGGAGACAAAACCCTGATTGAGAAGAAACATGCTAGAAGGGGACCTTTTACAAATTCTGAAG AGTTGAATTCTGACCATGAAGAACGAAAGGCTGTCAACACTATGATTAATTTGGTGGGTTTTAATGGTTTGACTAAAAAAATTGCAGATCATGAGGTTTTTCATGATAAACCAGTTTCAGTCAGCAATATTACTAATTCCCAGATAAATGATGGTCAGATTGAAGTAGTAAATGTTGATGATGAATCAAGTCATGTGGATATTCTAAAAGATATCAAGTTAGAAGGACAGGATTTAACTGTCTCTGATTTTAATGCTAAGCTACCCGATGAGTCATACCCTTTATTTGATTCATCTTTTGTTGAAGCGATTCCAAGAATCAACAAACTTAAAAACAGCAAAGCTGAGATGAATCTTTCAGAACAGGGCACTCCTGAGGAGTTGAGTTTATTTTACATGGATCCCCAAGGAGACATACAGGGCCCATTTCTCGGTGCTGATATCATCTCATGGTTTGAACAAGGTTTCTTTGGTACAGATTTACCTGTGTGCTTATCAGATGCTCCTGATGGCACACCTTTTCAGCCACTTGGTGAAGTAATGCCTCACTTGAAACTGGAGTTCCATTCTGGCCCTGATATCTGTTCTGGCGAAAAGTCCGAACCTTTGGATGCTACAAGGAGTGACCTGGAGTCTTGTATCCCTTCTTCCCATGGTACTGGTGGTTCTTCCACCACAAACAATCAAAGAAGGGCGCTATCATGGGATTCTCTGGATCATCATGGAAAACATGATGTTCCTGAAAATGAAGCTTTCACAGATCCCAACAAAAACAGTTTATCTTTCCCTAGCTCAGGGACCCCACCAGGTGCAACTGGTGGACACATCTTTCATGATCTTACTGGGCGAGATGCAGAAG TTGTATTGTACAAAGGTAGGTCCATGAGTGACATGGGGAAACAATCAGGAAAATTTGCTAATGACCACATTGCTCTATCAAGGTCCCCTAATAATCATCACTATATGGTGCCAGAGGCTGGAAATACTAGTTTTGCCAGTGAGCACATTCCAAGAGAGAATAATTTGGATCCTTTTGGATTATTGTGGTCTGAGCTAGAAGGAACTCAACAGAAGCTTCCCCTTTCATCAAATATTGCAGGGTCTTCTGAGAATTTGATTGGCAACTGTGATTCTTCAAGAAATTCCTTTCCATTTGGCCTCAATCAGACGCAGTTCAATTTGATCAGTGACTTCCCTATTGGCAACAATTCATTGTCCAAAAACTATAGAAGGAGCAATAGTTTAAATATAATTCCTGATATGTTTGATGCAAATAACATGTCACAGATTGAAGCTGAGTCAGGCCACTTTGGCTTAGAACAGCGCCTACTCTTCCAACAATTACAGATGAAAGAACTTCAGCAGCAATGTTTACTGGCCCATCAAAATGCTGAGTTCAGTGGTACACTTTTGGACCAGGTGCATGGACCTATGCACCAACATCACCATGTTCATCAACAACCTGTGGAGGATCTAGAGCGTATGTTGAAATTTCAGTTTGAGCAGCTGCGACATCTTGATATGTTGCAGCAGCAACATCAACTGCGTCAGCAACAGACACAACTGCATGAGCATCAGATTCAATTGTTACAACATCGTCTTCATCATGAACCGCAACCACAACAATCCCAGCAGCAGATGTATCTTGAACGTCTGCTGCATCGGCAATTACTTGAAGCTGGTTTTGGAACATCCAACATTGATCCTCATGGGATAAACATGTTTGATCAGGTTCGCTTTAGACAGCAGCTCTTGAAAGAGTCACAACAGTCTCACAACCTTTCACTGCATCATGACTCAGCTATAGATCAACATATCCAAGCAAACTTAGGGCTGAATATTCAACGGCAGAGTCATAATGGTTTATTGGATATTCTATCCCATTCCAGTCAGAGGCAGGTGCCTCCTATAGAACAACAATTTCTTTTAGGGCTTCAGCTGGACCAGCTTCAGGCACAACTGTCCCCTGCTTCTACCAAGCTGTCTGCAATGGAAGAAGAGAGACACATAGGGGGGGTTTGGTCAGTTGGTGAATCTGGTCAGTTTATCAGGACTGCACTTGGTCCACACCAGGATTTTTCTGCCAGATCTAGCCAATCAGAGTTTATGCAGGCAGCCAAGGGACCATTGTTTGAGCAGCGCAGTCATGTTCAACCAAACATTTTGTTTCATGAGAGAATGCAACGAGGGCCTTATGAACAAGGGTCACATCCTATTGACAGGCTACAAATGCATGCAGGTACTCCTGGTCCGAACTTGGAACTCATTAATGCCTTAGCACGAGTACAAGGACTGGATGCACATGAGCATCTTAATCATCTGCATACTTCTGGTGAGGTAGGACAGCTTCCTTCTAGTGTACACTCTCATCAGAATCAGATTGCTAATGATTTAACTGGTGCAAGCATGGATGTGAGTGAGAGGCACTGGTTTGAACCAAATAGGCAGCTCTCAGCTGATTTAATGGAATCCCATTTGAAGCACTTGCCAATAGAAGCAGAAAAGAAGAGGGGCATTAGCATAAGTCACTCTGTTAAGGACCCAAATGTATGGGCATCATTTGTAGGAAATGATGGAAGCTCAGGGCATGAATTGAGAGACTTGCTCCATCAAGAAATGCTTCTCCAATCTCAACAGCCACTAGGAGTATATAGCACTCCATCTTCCAATGAGCATGGGGACTCTTCTTGGCTCTATTCTCAGCATGGTCCAGAGCATTCCTTTAATCTTGACATGGATAGAGTGGGACTTAGTGGTTCTATGTCTGAGGGTTCTCTTTTTTCTGAAGTAAGACAGCCACGAAACAAGCAACTGATCAACAAAAATCTGGAAGGTAGTGCTAATGACATTGAGAGCAGTAGAAGGCCCAGTTTGAGATCTGGTTCTGCAACATTAATTGAACAGAAACATTTTCTTTCAGATACGGATTATATTGAAAGAGAGAAATTTGTGACTTCTTTGGGTGATGCTTCCTTGCAATCATTTGATTTCTACAATTTAAAGGAGGTGGAAAATAGGAAGATGCAGGGTCTAAAGGGCAGTTCCAGGACTCAATCAGCATTGAACATGCAGGACAGTGGGGTTATGCAAGCAATAGGTGGAGGTCATGAGGAGGTTAATGTTGACAAACTTTTTAGGCATGATTTATCTAGCAAGGCTG CCAGAGGTTTGAGCTTCTACAATTATGAAACAGGGACTGATAACGCTCATATTGAAGGGCTGGGTAATAACAT GATTTCTGGTGATATCTTGAAAGGAGATGACAATTCATTCTTAGCAGATACTTGTGATCCTCATTCTACCTCATCTATAGCAGGATCTGACCTGGCCTCAAAGCAATCTGCAAAGGCAAAGAATCCTACTAATGGATCTTCTGAGG GAGGATGTCTCAACTTTGGAGGTAATTCTACATCCCATGTCTCAGAGACATTGATGTCTAACAAGAAAGACTTGAGATTTCGTCGAACCTCTTCGAGCAGCGATGCAGATGTTGCAGAACCTTCATTCAGTGATATGCTGAAGAGTACCAAAAAGACCATGCCTGATCCCGAGTCTCTAGAAGTTGTCTCATCTGGTAAGAGTgccaaaaagaaaggaaagaagggcAGACAGATTGATCCGTCACTTCTTGGTTTCAAAGTCCATAGCAACCGCATATTGATGGGTGAGATCCAGCGGCCAGATGATTGA